ACGGGATCTCAGAATAATAATACTGCCTAGCCTGAGGGTCACGTGCGTTTAACGCAAAGTGATCCAATAACATTCCGgttttttccaaacttgatcgtatctttttctcttcattgtCATCCGTGAATACTACGTTTTGCTCATTTTGTAAGTGAACGGGTAAACGTGTGATAGCATGACTTTTGTCCTGCAAACTTTTTCCCAAAATTCGCCAACTCGCTACAACAGGTCCCACGTAACGtgtttcgatgaaattttttatctcatcgtGGTCGATCACTGTATTTTCTTCAGGATTTTCGCCAACTGTTACAGCAGCTGCATCATGACCcttgtaaatatatttgtacaagtgttttaccgattttatacttgatacTATCTCCACGTTAATGTGACTATTGAATGTAATTGATAGTTGAGGACAATATGGCACAACGTACTGATTGTTCACCATAAATCTGCCAGGTCATTCGAAGAATAGCCCTGTGTCTCGTCGGCGATAGTAAGGATAACCGTTTTCATCTATTATCGTTTCTTCCCTAAACTCTCTCGGAAAGTGTTTCGAACATTTACCGTTTTTCATACACCAGTCTCCACATGGGCCATGTATCATGTGTCTCATCACAATatcgtgtaaatttttattctcgttttcaTCTGGTATTTCCGCAGAAATGTATTTATCTACAGCCTCCTTTGTTGTTATCTTATCACCTTCTGCCAACGTTACCACGTATGAATGTGCGCCAAACCACGTTTTTGGAATTCAATCACATAAACGTATGCTGctacttttccaaaaaatttctggcgGACAATCATATCGATCAAATAACTTTTTTCAGCATTAAAAACGCGAGCACAGATGTCTGGTCTATCTGCTGCCTGCTgatgttcaaaaatattttcatttatctcacGCCATTTGGGATTACATGTCATGGTTATGAACAAATCTGGTTTTCCGTACTTACGTACAATAGCCATCGCATCTTGATACATTTGCATCTCACTGCGAGGCGAACCAATGGAAGATGATGGTAAAACTACCATTTTACCAACACGACCATTCATGTTTTCCGCTCTTTTGTTCAAATAATCCACTAAACCTTGATAAGATTCGGCACGCAACTCTTTCTGATGATTTTTGCAGTAATCTATCCgatcttttccaattttaacGTAAGAATCAACGATCCACTGCTAAAATAATCGTCTGCCGagtaaaaaaacattaaattcAGTGTCTCTGACCGCAATTCTGTATTTGACATATGCTGCACGGCTAATACGTTTGAATGTGGAACCAGTTCTCCCTACACGCGTCAAATCTCTACTCCAACCTCGAGTACCATACGGATAAAATAGCGGGTATATCCATAGTACAACATTTGGATCCATTGAGCTTAcattttgtaat
The sequence above is a segment of the Athalia rosae chromosome 5, iyAthRosa1.1, whole genome shotgun sequence genome. Coding sequences within it:
- the LOC125500989 gene encoding uncharacterized protein LOC125500989 yields the protein MDRRRFNSQRCNEVAAVFSTTADGEIPEAFQWIVDSYVKIGKDRIDYCKNHQKELRAESYQGLVDYLNKRAENMNGRVGKMVVLPSSSIGSPRSEMQMYQDAMAIVRKYGKPDLFITMTCNPKWREINENIFEHQQAADRPDICARVFNAEKSYLIDMIVRQKFFGKVAAYVYVIEFQKRGLAHIHTW